In a single window of the Gossypium hirsutum isolate 1008001.06 chromosome D02, Gossypium_hirsutum_v2.1, whole genome shotgun sequence genome:
- the LOC107934808 gene encoding cannabidiolic acid synthase-like 2, protein MKSLYRSLPLLFVVVCSLSWVNVSANSHDDFLDCLSSYHPDQSSSISKVTYTETNSSYSAVLESSIRNHRFSTPNTPKPLVIVTPLNITHVQATIRCSKKHGLQIRTRSGGHDYEGLSYVSHVPFVVIDLVHFKSVEVDVENEEVWVQSGAIVGEVYYRINERSTNLTFPGAHGYTVGIGGFISGGGDGLLSRKYGLAADNVIDAQFVDASGRVLDRRSMGEDLFWAVRGGGGGSFGIVLSWKIKLVHVPSIVTVFSVGRTLEQNATQLLHRWQYVAPNLPNDVYSLVAISAWKASENETRTVLVTFTSVFQGGANELIPLMQERFPELGLVKEDFIEMTWIESVLFINGLSNETSEALLERNRSLLPPSFKSKSDYVNEPVPEIALQGLWPQLLEVDEAISAVQTFIAYGGMMDEISETETPFPHRKGTLYKIHYNIGWQEEENIRSQRYISWMRKLYSYMGPFVSKSPRAAYVNYRDLDIGRNNDDGKASYKQASVWGRKYFKNNFDRLVSVKTKIDPENFFKHEQSIPPHFH, encoded by the coding sequence ATGAAGTCCCTTTACCGTTCTTTGCCATTGCTTTTCGTTGTTGTTTGCTCATTGTCATGGGTTAATGTTTCAGCTAACAGCCATGATGATTTTCTTGATTGCCTTTCTTCATATCATCCCGATCAATCCTCTTCCATTTCTAAAGTTACTTACACTGAAACAAACTCATCATATTCGGCAGTTTTGGAATCTTCCATTAGGAATCACAGGTTCTCAACGCCAAATACCCCGAAACCATTGGTTATTGTAACACCATTGAACATTACCCATGTTCAAGCAACGATTCGTTGCTCCAAAAAGCATGGCCTCCAAATCAGAACTCGAAGTGGTGGTCATGACTACGAAGGTCTTTCCTATGTCTCCCATGTCCCATTTGTTGTTATCGATTTGGTTCATTTTAAATCGGTCGAGGTCGATGTCGAAAACGAAGAGGTGTGGGTTCAATCAGGTGCAATCGTGGGTGAAGTATACTACAGAATCAATGAAAGAAGCACGAACCTTACCTTCCCAGGGGCTCATGGCTACACTGTAGGAATTGGTGGGTTCATTAGCGGTGGAGGCGATGGTTTATTGTCCCGAAAATACGGTCTCGCGGCGGATAATGTAATCGATGCGCAGTTTGTCGATGCTAGTGGGAGAGTTCTTGATAGAAGATCGATGGGGGAAGATCTGTTTTGGGCCGTTCGAGGAGGCGGAGGGGGAAGCTTCGGGATCGTTCTTTCATGGAAAATAAAGCTGGTTCATGTTCCGTCAATTGTGACTGTTTTCTCAGTAGGCAGGACCTTGGAACAAAATGCAACACAGCTTCTTCATCGTTGGCAATACGTTGCACCCAATCTTCCAAATGATGTATACTCACTAGTTGCGATATCAGCGTGGAAAGCCAGTGAAAATGAGACAAGGACGGTTCTAGTCACCTTTACTTCAGTATTCCAAGGTGGTGCCAATGAGCTGATTCCATTGATGCAAGAACGATTCCCTGAGCTTGGGCTTGTTAAGGAAGATTTCATTGAGATGACTTGGATTGAATCTGTATTGTTCATAAACGGACTTTCAAATGAAACATCGGAGGCTTTGCTCGAAAGGAATAGGTCCCTTCTTCCTCcttcattcaaatcaaaatctgatTACGTGAATGAACCGGTGCCTGAAATAGCATTACAAGGGCTATGGCCCCAACTTCTCGAGGTCGACGAAGCAATCTCAGCAGTTCAAACTTTTATAGCTTACGGTGGAATGATGGACGAGATCTCAGAGACAGAAACTCCATTCCCCCATCGAAAAGGCACCTTATACAAGATACACTACAACATCGGTTGGCAAGAAGAGGAAAACATTAGATCTCAAAGGTATATAAGCTGGATGAGGAAACTTTATAGCTACATGGGTCCTTTTGTTTCAAAATCTCCACGAGCAGCGTATGTTAATTACAGAGATCTCGATATTGGAAGAAATAATGATGATGGCAAGGCAAGTTATAAGCAAGCAAGCGTGTGGGGCcgtaaatattttaagaataaTTTTGATAGATTAGTTTCTGTCAAGACAAAGATTGATCCAGAAAATTTCTTCAAGCATGAACAAAGTATTCCTCCTCATTTTCATTga
- the LOC107934843 gene encoding cannabidiolic acid synthase-like 2, whose protein sequence is SPFTVLCHCFSLSWVSASANSHDDFLECLCSYHPKESSSITQVIYTETNSSYSAVLDSSIRNQRFSTPNTPKPLVIVTPLNISHVQATIHCSKKHGLQIRTRSGGHDFEGLSYVSHVPFVVIDLVNLRSVDVDVENEEAWVQSGATVGEVYYRINERSTNLTFPAAVGRTVGIGGSISGGGDGLLFRKYGLSADNVIDAQLVDANGRVLDRRSMGEDLFWAIRGGGGGSFGIVISWKIKLVHVPSTVTVFSVGRTLEQNATQLLHRWQYVAPNLPNDVYSVVTISTTNASENRTKTVLATFISLFQGGANDFIPLMQERFPELGHVKEDFIEMTWIESLLLLNGASNETSEILLDRSNRYSILPPSFKSKSDYVRKPMPEIALQGLWPQLLEVDEGGIGVHYFIAYGGIMEEISETETPFPHRKGTLYKIYYNIGWLEEESNNSQRYISWMRKLYSYMGPFISKSPREVYLNYRDLDIGRNNYYGKTSYKQASIWGRKYFKNNFDRLVYVKTKTDPKNFFKHEQSIPPRFH, encoded by the coding sequence AGTCCCTTCACCGTTCTCTGTCATTGCTTTTCATTGTCATGGGTGAGTGCTTCAGCTAATAGCCACGATGATTTTCTTGAATGCCTTTGTTCATATCATCCCAAGGAATCCTCTTCCATTACTCAAGTTATCTACACTGAAACGAACTCTTCATATTCAGCAGTTTTGGATTCTTCCATTAGGAATCAGAGGTTCTCTACGCCTAATACCCCCAAACCATTGGTTATTGTAACACCATTGAACATTTCCCATGTTCAAGCAACGATTCATTGCTCCAAAAAGCATGGCCTCCAAATTAGAACTCGAAGTGGTGGTCATGACTTCGAAGGTCTTTCCTATGTCTCCCATGTACCATTTGTTGTTATCGATTTGGTTAATTTGCGATCAGTCGATGTTGATGTCGAAAACGAAGAGGCGTGGGTTCAATCAGGTGCAACCGTGGGTGAAGTATACTACAGAATCAATGAAAGAAGCACGAACCTTACCTTCCCAGCAGCTGTTGGCCGCACTGTAGGAATTGGTGGGTCGATTAGCGGTGGAGGCGATGGTTTATTGTTCCGAAAATATGGTCTCTCGGCGGATAACGTGATCGATGCGCAGTTGGTCGATGCTAATGGAAGAGTTCTTGATAGAAGATCGATGGGTGAAGATCTGTTTTGGGCCATTCGAGGTGGCGGAGGGGGAAGCTTTGGGATCGTCATTTCATGGAAAATAAAGCTGGTTCATGTTCCTTCAACTGTGACTGTTTTCTCAGTGGGCAGGACCTTGGAACAAAATGCAACACAGCTTCTTCATCGTTGGCAATACGTTGCACCCAATCTTCCGAATGATGTATACTCAGTCGTTACGATATCAACGACGAACGCCAGTGAAAATAGGACAAAGACGGTTCTTGCCACCTTTATTTCATTGTTCCAAGGTGGTGCCAATGATTTTATTCCATTGATGCAAGAACGATTTCCGGAGCTTGGACACGTTAAGGAAGATTTTATTGAGATGACTTGGATCGAATCTCTATTGTTATTGAACGGAGCTTCAAATGAAACATCGGAGATTTTGCTCGATAGGAGCAACAGGTATTCCATTCTTCCTCcttcattcaaatcaaaatctgatTACGTGAGGAAACCAATGCCTGAAATAGCATTACAAGGGCTATGGCCCCAACTTCTCGAGGTCGACGAAGGAGGCATAGGAGTTCACTACTTTATTGCTTACGGTGGAATAATGGAGGAAATCTCAGAGACAGAAACTCCATTTCCACATCGAAAAGGCACCTTATACAAGATATACTACAATATTGGTTGGCTAGAGGAGGAAAGCAATAATTCTCAAAGGTATATAAGCTGGATGAGGAAACTTTATAGCTACATGGGTCCTTTTATTTCGAAATCTCCACGAGAAGTGTATCTTAATTACAGAGATCTCGACATCGGGAGGAATAATTACTATGGCAAGACAAGTTATAAGCAGGCAAGCATTTGGGGACGTAAATATTTCAAGAATAATTTTGATAGGCTTGTTTATGTCAAGACGAAGACTGATCCAAAGAATTTCTTCAAGCATGAACAAAGCATTCCTCCTCGTTTTCATTGA